The following proteins come from a genomic window of Anabas testudineus chromosome 3, fAnaTes1.2, whole genome shotgun sequence:
- the dhx38 gene encoding pre-mRNA-splicing factor ATP-dependent RNA helicase PRP16 isoform X1 — translation MDDDVSMHRLEGSDPSVQVGGLIVKKKSAAAEPHVFRAPTPRTSLLGLDLLAAQKRKERESKEQADGSSDDRNRKKSKVSSYKDWEENKSDSGSDEEDDDDKNKSSKRESRKYRVTGSETPSNTGGVSEEFKRRHQLREKDRREHGIYASSKEDKNKEREKTRDKGRERRSERDERESSHSRSSSNNRSERSERSERSQRDGWSDRISRGSKRDEPATPQHRPRDGFTPSRSNWEEDDSGYASSRHSQWESPSPALSHRESDRSERSHRSGRESERRDKSVRGRYPDETPLPTPSYKYNEWANDRKHLGSTPRLSQGKGKKEDGQGGIMFDNEDEKDQWEEDQKQADRDWYMMDEGYDEFHNPFTSTSDEYVKKREQILQKQTQKRISAQKRQINEDNERWETNRMLTSGVVQRLEVDEDFEEDNAAKVHLLVHNLVPPFLDGRIVFTKQPEPVVPVKDPTSDMAIISRKGSQLVRKHREQKERKKAQHKHWELAGTKLGAIMGIKKTEDEDVSGGKAVGEDGKVDYRAEQKFADHMKEKTEASSEFAKKKSLLEQRQYLPIFAVRQQLLNIIRDNSIVIVVGETGSGKTTQLTQYLHEDGYTSYGMVGCTQPRRVAAMSVAKRVSEEIGSNLGEEVGYAIRFEDCTSEKTLIKYMTDGILLRESLRESDLDHYSAVIMDEAHERSLNTDVLFGLLREVVSRRTDLKLIVTSATMDSDKFAAFFGNVPIFHIPGRTFPVDIMFSKTPQEDYVEAAVKQALQIHLSGMVGDILIFMPGQEDIEVTSDQIIERLEDLENAPPLAVLPIYSQLPSDLQAKIFQKAPDGVRKCIVATNIAETSLTVDGIMFVVDSGYCKLKVFNPRIGMDALQVYPISQANANQRAGRAGRTGPGQCYRLYTQSAFKNEMLTTTIPEIQRTNLANVVLLLKSLGVQDLLLFHFMDPPPEDNMLNSMYQLWILGALDNTGALTPTGRLMVEFPLDPALSKMLIVSCDMGCSADILIIVSMLSVPAIFYRPKGREEESDQVREKFSIPESDHLTYLNVYTQWKNNNYSSIWCNDHFIHTKAMRKVREVRSQLKDIMVQQRMNLASCGSDWDIIRKCICAAYFHQAAKLKGIGEYVNVRTGMPCHLHPTSSLFGMGYTPDYIIYHELVMTTKEYMQCVTAVDGEWLAELGPMFYSIKHAGKSRQENRRRAKEEITNMEKEMALAEDQLRARREKQEKSNTGSAKAVKICTPGRREEAPMTPRRTPARFGL, via the exons ATGGATGACGATGTGTCTATGCATAGGCTTGAAGGGAGTGATCCGTCTGTTCAAGTTGGTGGACTTATTGTGAAGAAGaagagtgctgctgctgagccCCATGTTTTTCGGGCCCCGACTCCACGCACATCTTTGCTGGGCTTGGACCTGTTGGCGGCCCAGAAAAGGAAAGAGCGTGAGAGTAAGGAACAGGCAGATGGTAGTAGTGAtgacagaaatagaaagaagTCAAAGGTTTCCTCCTACAAGGActgggaggaaaataaaagtgacTCCGGGTctgatgaagaagatgatgatgataagaACAAAAGTTCTAAGAGGGAGAG TAGGAAATATCGTGTGACTGGCTCAGAGACGCCATCGAACACGGGAGGGGTCAGTGAAGAGTTCAAACGCAGACACCAGCTGAGGGAAAAAGACAGACGTGAGCACGGAATCTACGCCTCCTCCAAAGAGGATaagaacaaagaaagagaaaaaaccaGAGATAAGGGCAGAGAACGAAGGAGCGAAAGAG ATGAGCGAGAGAGCAGTCATAGTcgtagcagcagcaacaatcGTTCTGAGCGCAGTGAGAGAAGTGAGCGCTCACAGAGAGATGGGTGGTCTGATCGCATTAGCCGTGGGAGTAAGCGAGATGAACCTGCAACACCACAGCATCGGCCAAGAG aTGGTTTCACACCCTCACGATCCAACTGGGAAGAAGATGACAGTGGTTATGCCAGTTCACGGCATTCCCAGTGGGAGTCTCCATCCCCTGCTCTGTCTCATAGAGAGTCGGATCGTTCAGAACGAAGCCATCGCTCTGGtcgagagagtgagaggagggaCAA GTCGGTCAGAGGTCGTTATCCTGATGAGACACCTCTGCCTACCCCATCTTATAAGTACAACGAGTGGGCCAATGACAGAAAGCATTTGGGTTCGACACCTCGTTTATCACAAGGAAAAG gtaAGAAGGAAGATGGCCAGGGAGGAATTATGTTCGACAATGAGGACGAGAAAGACCAGTGGGAAGAAGACCAGAAG CAAGCTGACAGAGATTGGTACATGATGGATGAGGGCTATGATGAGTTCCATAACCCTTTCACTTCTACCTCTGATGAGTATgtaaagaaaagagagcagaTCCTTCAGAAGCAGACTCAGAAAAGAATATCCGCCCAGAAGCGACAGATCAACGAG gaTAATGAACGATGGGAGACCAACCGTATGCTAACGAGTGGTGTGGTGCAAAGGTTGGAGGTGGATGAAGACTTTGAGGAGGACAACGCTGCTAAAGTTCACCTGCTGGTTCACAACCTGGTCCCTCCCTTCCTGGATGGAAGAATAGTGTTCACTAAACAG CCAGAACCTGTTGTTCCTGTGAAAGATCCAACCTCTGACATGGCCATCATCTCTCGAAAGGGCAGCCAGCTCGTCCGAAAACATCGTGAACAGAAAGAACGCAAGAAG gcacaacacaaacactgggaACTGGCAGGAACCAAGTTGGGGGCTATCATGGGGATAAAGAAGACGGAGGATGAAGACGTCTCTGGAGGAAAAGCAGTAGGCGAGGATGGCAAAGTAGACTACAG agcagaacagaaattTGCAGACCACATGAAAGAGAAGACTGAGGCCAGCAGTGAGTTTGCAAAGAAGAAGAGCCTTCTCGAGCAGAGGCAGTACCTGCCCATCTTTGCTGTCAGGCAGCAACTACTGAACATCATAAG GGACAACAGCATAGTGATTGTTGTTGGGGAGACGGGCAGTGGAAAGACAACCCAGTTGACTCAGTACCTTCATGAGGACGGTTACACCAGCTACGGCATGGTGGGCTGTACTCAGCCTCGAAGAGTGGCAGCCATGAGTGTTGCTAAGAGAGTCAGTGAGGAGATTGGCAGCAACCTTGGAGAAGAG GTGGGCTATGCAATTCGTTTCGAGGATTGCACGTCTGAGAAAACACTCATAAAGTACATGACCGATGGTATCCTGCTCAGGGAGTCACTGAGGGAGTCAGACCTGGACCACTACAGTGCTGTTATAATGGACGAGGCTCATGAACGCTCCCTAAATACTGATGTGCTGTTTGGCCTGCTGCGTGAG GTTGTATCTCGACGTACTGATTTGAAACTCATAGTTACCTCCGCCACTATGGACTCAGACAAATTTGCAGCGTTTTTTGGCAATGTACCTATATTCCATATTCCTGGAAGAACATTTCCGGTAGACATCATGTTTAGCAAG ACCCCTCAGGAGGACTATGTGGAGGCAGCAGTGAAGCAAGCCCTGCAGATTCACCTCAGTGGGATGGTGGGAGACATCCTCATCTTTATGCCTGGGCAGGAGGATATTGAG GTGACATCAGATCAAATCATCGAGCGGCTGGAAGACTTGGAGAACGCTCCTCCTCTGGCTGTGCTGCCCATTTACTCCCAGCTGCCATCTGACCTACAGGCCAAGATCTTCCAGAAG GCTCCAGATGGTGTAAGAAAATGCATCGTTGCCACAAACATCGCAGAGACTTCCCTGACTGTGGATGGTATCATGTTTGTTGTGGATTCAGGATATTGCAAACTTAAG gttTTCAATCCTCGCATTGGAATGGATGCTCTGCAGGTTTATCCAATCAGCCAGGCTAATGCCAATCAACGTGCTGGAAGAGCAGGACGTACAGGACCAGGGCAGTGCTACAG GCTCTACACTCAGAGTGCTTTTAAGAATGAAATGCTGACTACCACCATACCAGAGATCCAGCGGACCAACCTGGCCAACGTAGTCCTGCTGCTGAAGTCTCTGGGTGTTCAGGATTTGCTCCTCTTTCACTTCATGGATCCACCACCTGAGGACAACATGCTCAACTCCATGTACCAGCTCTGGATCTTGGGAGCTCTGGACAACACAG GTGCTCTGACACCAACAGGCCGTTTGATGGTGGAGTTTCCTCTTGACCCCGCCCTCTCCAAGATGCTGATTGTGTCTTGTGACATGGGCTGCAGTGCTGACATTCTCATCATCGTTTCCATGTTGTCTGTGCCGGCCATCTTCTACAGACCTAAG ggTCGTGAGGAGGAAAGCGACCAGGTGAGGGAGAAGTTCTCCATCCCAGAGAGCGACCACCTCACCTACCTTAACGTGTACACGCAGTGGAAGAACAACAATTATTCCAGTATTTGGTGCAATGATCACTTCATCCACACCAAGGCCATGCGCAAG GTGCGTGAGGTGCGCTCCCAGTTAAAGGACATCATGGTGCAGCAGAGGATGAACCTGGCTTCCTGTGGTTCAGACTGGGACATCATCAGAAAGTGCATATGTGCTGCTTACTTCCACCAGGCTGCCAAGCTGAAG GGCATCGGTGAATATGTGAATGTGAGGACGGGCATGCCATGCCACCTTCATCCTACCAGCTCCCTGTTTGGTATGGGCTATACTCCTGACTACATCATCTATCATGAGCTCGTCATGACCACCAAG GAGTACATGCAGTGTGTGACTGCAGTGGACGGCGAGTGGCTGGCAGAACTCGGGCCCATGTTTTATAGCATCAAGCATGCTGGAAAAAGCAGACAG GAAAACCGTCGACGGGCCAAGGAAGAGATCACCAACATGGAGAAGGAGATGGCCCTGGCCGAGGACCAGCTGCGAGCACGTCgagagaagcaggagaagagTAACACCGGCAGCGCTAA GGCAGTGAAAATCTGCACACCAGGACGAAGAGAAGAAGCCCCCATGACACCCAGACGCACCCCGGCCCGCTTCGgactttaa
- the dhx38 gene encoding pre-mRNA-splicing factor ATP-dependent RNA helicase PRP16 isoform X2, giving the protein MDDDVSMHRLEGSDPSVQVGGLIVKKKSAAAEPHVFRAPTPRTSLLGLDLLAAQKRKERESKEQADGSSDDRNRKKSKVSSYKDWEENKSDSGSDEEDDDDKNKSSKRERKYRVTGSETPSNTGGVSEEFKRRHQLREKDRREHGIYASSKEDKNKEREKTRDKGRERRSERDERESSHSRSSSNNRSERSERSERSQRDGWSDRISRGSKRDEPATPQHRPRDGFTPSRSNWEEDDSGYASSRHSQWESPSPALSHRESDRSERSHRSGRESERRDKSVRGRYPDETPLPTPSYKYNEWANDRKHLGSTPRLSQGKGKKEDGQGGIMFDNEDEKDQWEEDQKQADRDWYMMDEGYDEFHNPFTSTSDEYVKKREQILQKQTQKRISAQKRQINEDNERWETNRMLTSGVVQRLEVDEDFEEDNAAKVHLLVHNLVPPFLDGRIVFTKQPEPVVPVKDPTSDMAIISRKGSQLVRKHREQKERKKAQHKHWELAGTKLGAIMGIKKTEDEDVSGGKAVGEDGKVDYRAEQKFADHMKEKTEASSEFAKKKSLLEQRQYLPIFAVRQQLLNIIRDNSIVIVVGETGSGKTTQLTQYLHEDGYTSYGMVGCTQPRRVAAMSVAKRVSEEIGSNLGEEVGYAIRFEDCTSEKTLIKYMTDGILLRESLRESDLDHYSAVIMDEAHERSLNTDVLFGLLREVVSRRTDLKLIVTSATMDSDKFAAFFGNVPIFHIPGRTFPVDIMFSKTPQEDYVEAAVKQALQIHLSGMVGDILIFMPGQEDIEVTSDQIIERLEDLENAPPLAVLPIYSQLPSDLQAKIFQKAPDGVRKCIVATNIAETSLTVDGIMFVVDSGYCKLKVFNPRIGMDALQVYPISQANANQRAGRAGRTGPGQCYRLYTQSAFKNEMLTTTIPEIQRTNLANVVLLLKSLGVQDLLLFHFMDPPPEDNMLNSMYQLWILGALDNTGALTPTGRLMVEFPLDPALSKMLIVSCDMGCSADILIIVSMLSVPAIFYRPKGREEESDQVREKFSIPESDHLTYLNVYTQWKNNNYSSIWCNDHFIHTKAMRKVREVRSQLKDIMVQQRMNLASCGSDWDIIRKCICAAYFHQAAKLKGIGEYVNVRTGMPCHLHPTSSLFGMGYTPDYIIYHELVMTTKEYMQCVTAVDGEWLAELGPMFYSIKHAGKSRQENRRRAKEEITNMEKEMALAEDQLRARREKQEKSNTGSAKAVKICTPGRREEAPMTPRRTPARFGL; this is encoded by the exons ATGGATGACGATGTGTCTATGCATAGGCTTGAAGGGAGTGATCCGTCTGTTCAAGTTGGTGGACTTATTGTGAAGAAGaagagtgctgctgctgagccCCATGTTTTTCGGGCCCCGACTCCACGCACATCTTTGCTGGGCTTGGACCTGTTGGCGGCCCAGAAAAGGAAAGAGCGTGAGAGTAAGGAACAGGCAGATGGTAGTAGTGAtgacagaaatagaaagaagTCAAAGGTTTCCTCCTACAAGGActgggaggaaaataaaagtgacTCCGGGTctgatgaagaagatgatgatgataagaACAAAAGTTCTAAGAGGGAGAG GAAATATCGTGTGACTGGCTCAGAGACGCCATCGAACACGGGAGGGGTCAGTGAAGAGTTCAAACGCAGACACCAGCTGAGGGAAAAAGACAGACGTGAGCACGGAATCTACGCCTCCTCCAAAGAGGATaagaacaaagaaagagaaaaaaccaGAGATAAGGGCAGAGAACGAAGGAGCGAAAGAG ATGAGCGAGAGAGCAGTCATAGTcgtagcagcagcaacaatcGTTCTGAGCGCAGTGAGAGAAGTGAGCGCTCACAGAGAGATGGGTGGTCTGATCGCATTAGCCGTGGGAGTAAGCGAGATGAACCTGCAACACCACAGCATCGGCCAAGAG aTGGTTTCACACCCTCACGATCCAACTGGGAAGAAGATGACAGTGGTTATGCCAGTTCACGGCATTCCCAGTGGGAGTCTCCATCCCCTGCTCTGTCTCATAGAGAGTCGGATCGTTCAGAACGAAGCCATCGCTCTGGtcgagagagtgagaggagggaCAA GTCGGTCAGAGGTCGTTATCCTGATGAGACACCTCTGCCTACCCCATCTTATAAGTACAACGAGTGGGCCAATGACAGAAAGCATTTGGGTTCGACACCTCGTTTATCACAAGGAAAAG gtaAGAAGGAAGATGGCCAGGGAGGAATTATGTTCGACAATGAGGACGAGAAAGACCAGTGGGAAGAAGACCAGAAG CAAGCTGACAGAGATTGGTACATGATGGATGAGGGCTATGATGAGTTCCATAACCCTTTCACTTCTACCTCTGATGAGTATgtaaagaaaagagagcagaTCCTTCAGAAGCAGACTCAGAAAAGAATATCCGCCCAGAAGCGACAGATCAACGAG gaTAATGAACGATGGGAGACCAACCGTATGCTAACGAGTGGTGTGGTGCAAAGGTTGGAGGTGGATGAAGACTTTGAGGAGGACAACGCTGCTAAAGTTCACCTGCTGGTTCACAACCTGGTCCCTCCCTTCCTGGATGGAAGAATAGTGTTCACTAAACAG CCAGAACCTGTTGTTCCTGTGAAAGATCCAACCTCTGACATGGCCATCATCTCTCGAAAGGGCAGCCAGCTCGTCCGAAAACATCGTGAACAGAAAGAACGCAAGAAG gcacaacacaaacactgggaACTGGCAGGAACCAAGTTGGGGGCTATCATGGGGATAAAGAAGACGGAGGATGAAGACGTCTCTGGAGGAAAAGCAGTAGGCGAGGATGGCAAAGTAGACTACAG agcagaacagaaattTGCAGACCACATGAAAGAGAAGACTGAGGCCAGCAGTGAGTTTGCAAAGAAGAAGAGCCTTCTCGAGCAGAGGCAGTACCTGCCCATCTTTGCTGTCAGGCAGCAACTACTGAACATCATAAG GGACAACAGCATAGTGATTGTTGTTGGGGAGACGGGCAGTGGAAAGACAACCCAGTTGACTCAGTACCTTCATGAGGACGGTTACACCAGCTACGGCATGGTGGGCTGTACTCAGCCTCGAAGAGTGGCAGCCATGAGTGTTGCTAAGAGAGTCAGTGAGGAGATTGGCAGCAACCTTGGAGAAGAG GTGGGCTATGCAATTCGTTTCGAGGATTGCACGTCTGAGAAAACACTCATAAAGTACATGACCGATGGTATCCTGCTCAGGGAGTCACTGAGGGAGTCAGACCTGGACCACTACAGTGCTGTTATAATGGACGAGGCTCATGAACGCTCCCTAAATACTGATGTGCTGTTTGGCCTGCTGCGTGAG GTTGTATCTCGACGTACTGATTTGAAACTCATAGTTACCTCCGCCACTATGGACTCAGACAAATTTGCAGCGTTTTTTGGCAATGTACCTATATTCCATATTCCTGGAAGAACATTTCCGGTAGACATCATGTTTAGCAAG ACCCCTCAGGAGGACTATGTGGAGGCAGCAGTGAAGCAAGCCCTGCAGATTCACCTCAGTGGGATGGTGGGAGACATCCTCATCTTTATGCCTGGGCAGGAGGATATTGAG GTGACATCAGATCAAATCATCGAGCGGCTGGAAGACTTGGAGAACGCTCCTCCTCTGGCTGTGCTGCCCATTTACTCCCAGCTGCCATCTGACCTACAGGCCAAGATCTTCCAGAAG GCTCCAGATGGTGTAAGAAAATGCATCGTTGCCACAAACATCGCAGAGACTTCCCTGACTGTGGATGGTATCATGTTTGTTGTGGATTCAGGATATTGCAAACTTAAG gttTTCAATCCTCGCATTGGAATGGATGCTCTGCAGGTTTATCCAATCAGCCAGGCTAATGCCAATCAACGTGCTGGAAGAGCAGGACGTACAGGACCAGGGCAGTGCTACAG GCTCTACACTCAGAGTGCTTTTAAGAATGAAATGCTGACTACCACCATACCAGAGATCCAGCGGACCAACCTGGCCAACGTAGTCCTGCTGCTGAAGTCTCTGGGTGTTCAGGATTTGCTCCTCTTTCACTTCATGGATCCACCACCTGAGGACAACATGCTCAACTCCATGTACCAGCTCTGGATCTTGGGAGCTCTGGACAACACAG GTGCTCTGACACCAACAGGCCGTTTGATGGTGGAGTTTCCTCTTGACCCCGCCCTCTCCAAGATGCTGATTGTGTCTTGTGACATGGGCTGCAGTGCTGACATTCTCATCATCGTTTCCATGTTGTCTGTGCCGGCCATCTTCTACAGACCTAAG ggTCGTGAGGAGGAAAGCGACCAGGTGAGGGAGAAGTTCTCCATCCCAGAGAGCGACCACCTCACCTACCTTAACGTGTACACGCAGTGGAAGAACAACAATTATTCCAGTATTTGGTGCAATGATCACTTCATCCACACCAAGGCCATGCGCAAG GTGCGTGAGGTGCGCTCCCAGTTAAAGGACATCATGGTGCAGCAGAGGATGAACCTGGCTTCCTGTGGTTCAGACTGGGACATCATCAGAAAGTGCATATGTGCTGCTTACTTCCACCAGGCTGCCAAGCTGAAG GGCATCGGTGAATATGTGAATGTGAGGACGGGCATGCCATGCCACCTTCATCCTACCAGCTCCCTGTTTGGTATGGGCTATACTCCTGACTACATCATCTATCATGAGCTCGTCATGACCACCAAG GAGTACATGCAGTGTGTGACTGCAGTGGACGGCGAGTGGCTGGCAGAACTCGGGCCCATGTTTTATAGCATCAAGCATGCTGGAAAAAGCAGACAG GAAAACCGTCGACGGGCCAAGGAAGAGATCACCAACATGGAGAAGGAGATGGCCCTGGCCGAGGACCAGCTGCGAGCACGTCgagagaagcaggagaagagTAACACCGGCAGCGCTAA GGCAGTGAAAATCTGCACACCAGGACGAAGAGAAGAAGCCCCCATGACACCCAGACGCACCCCGGCCCGCTTCGgactttaa